The genomic region agggctaccaagtttgttcaaataaattaccttgaccttcattcaaggtcacatgggtaaaaTTGGTTATattcttcaaacgacttcttctcaataaccaagaggcccagggacttgatattgggcatgtagcatgcttgggtgaagggctacaatttgttaaaataaatgaccttgaccttcatttaaggtcacatgggtcaaattggctataatcttcaaacaacttcttctcaataacgaagaggaccagggacttgatattggggctgtaagcatgcttgggtgaagggctaccaagtttgtaaaaaaaaaaaaatgaccttgaccttcattcaaggtcacatgggtcaaataggttataatcttcaaatgacttcttctcaataaccaagaggcccagggacttgatattgggcttgtTTGTAGCATGCTCAGAGCtaagagtcaccaagacctgaTCTTATtccaatagtatgctggaatgaaggactagaaaatatattgacatgaataaacgtagcttactctgatatgtgaataaagttgttatcagcatagtatctgtagaaatgacctcaatcaactgcatatttgctgtagagccaggtgagcgatacaggcccattgggcctcttgtttttaaattgCTCTAAATATTTGTactatatatttgatttttttttttttttttttcagtttgaaaaATGCAACTGTCCAGGTCAGATGATAGTGAATCATGTAAGTATACAGATGACAGATTCCAGGTCTTTATTAGCCAGTAGTGGTTTATTTTATGGCTATCCATTCAAATATCTGTACATTTCACAAGTCTTAACTGATGTAAGCCTGTGTTTGTCAAATGGTCATACCCAAACTGCTATTCACAACAAATCGTtagaacagaaaaaaaaaatcactgttaCTGGTAACGTTTAGAGGAGCACATCTCCCTCTTGGAAAGACCATAACTTGTTTACACAAGGTTCTATAATGTCACTACTATTTGTTACTGTGATATCATTTGTgtggttcatatatgatgtcaTCAGTTTGGAGGTTCATCTATGATGTCACCAAAATGGTGGTCCATCTATAACATCATCCTGGCCCAACTGTTTCATTATCCATTTCATTAACCATCAATTTATAGATTTCTGTTTGGTTTTCCAGAGACCTTCAGATAGTCGTTCCTTTGTTGTACCAGAAGTTCCAGTGCATGCTGGTAAATCCAGTGCCAAGAAGCGAGATAGGAATACCACCAAGATGCTAACGACTAAGGATGTGCTCAAACTTGTAAGCATACAAATTGGGAAGAATTTATCATGTCAGTCTTTAACATTTATCAGAGTGTATGTCTGCTGGTTATGAATTAAACGTGCTCCATCAGAATATATCTTCCTTGGTTCGCTCACCTGGCACAAATTTAAAGCACAACCTTAAGCTTATGTAGTACTAATTTAACTAATATGTAATGAGTTTTTCCAATAAAAGGATGACCCTCAGAGGGATGAAGGACTTTATCAGAAGTTGCCTTTGTTGATTTGCTTCAAATGACATGATGTCATCTCCCAGTGCAAACTACTGGACCGATTTCTACCAAATTATGAGTGATCTTGAAAGAGTTTCacatttacatgtttataatcaGTTTAGACATGTTATTCATACAACCAAGATTCTTGTCTAAGAGTTGTCACAATGGAGTTGAGTAAAGAGAATGTGTAACAATTCATTGATCCATCAAATCATAGCAAACAGAATTGATGTATTGGTGAATGATAATTGGTCAGGGCTTAAAGATTAATTAAGATGGCTGCATCATGAATATCTTTCTGTACTCTGGTTGCTGGCCAGAACAAATGTCAAACATATAGAACATTGTTGGTGAAATGAACTGTGATAACGAAGACAAACTCAGTTTCTATAGTTTGTAACGAACACATTGTCATGTGCATTAGTGTAATGAATATTCCTTGACTTATTAATCTATAGGCCAAATACAAATAGATTGATGTGGTATTTGTCAGCATTATGAACTTAAgtatgaaattaattttaattgaaatattttcacaaaGTTCCTAATGGTTGTGCACATCCActtgtgatattgatatttatagtGTTGGTGCTACAGCCCTAACAATACACACCAAAACTAAGAATAGCTTCAACGGGATCAGATCCATTTTATCAAAGCattgaatttttgtttgtttgtttttttgtagaAAGAAGAGTATGAACAGAAATCATTTAATCATCCATCGACTATCCCATCTGAACCTAGCAATCGTGATACAGTAAAGAGTCGACCAGACTCTCCTGCTCCTGAGGACACAACAGCTACTCTCAGTGTTAGCAACCGTCCACAGATCTGTGATACAGACACTTCTCACACACATGATACCAGGGAAGGGCTGGATACAGAAGCAACAGCTTCTGATAATAATACTTCACATTCACATCCTGTTGTGGAATCGGCCAGTGTCTCATCAGAACAGATGGATACAGAATCCAGCGCTACAGCAGAACGGGATGTTAGAGTGAAAATCTTAcctgaaaagaaagaaaacaaattgcAACAGGAAGAAGAAAAGTGCATTACAGATCCTTCCGAGTGGAATTCTGGTTATTGCGGAGAATTTTCTATGAATAGTGCTAATCTCACAGAGCAAGATTGTTTAGAGGGAAATGGGATTGATCCCAGCAAATGCTCCTGCTCTGATGAGGACTTCCAAGACAGTGCTAGCCTAGACAGTGCTAGCCAAGACAGTGCTAGCCAAGACAGTGCTAGCCAAGACATTGCTAGCCAAGACAGTGCTAGCCTAGACAGTGCTAGCCAAGACAGTGCTAGCCTAGACAGTGCTAGCCTAGACAGTGCTAGCCcatctgtagaggacagtttTGAATTGGTTGCAAATCTGCCAAATAACGGTGATAGCCAGTCAGGCAAAGAAACTTGTCCATGTCCACCCAACACAAGTACCCCAAAACCGAAACAGGCAGTACATAAGAGCCAAGTTTCACCAGAAGATGGTAGATCTGTAGAAGGAAATATCTCCAAGACTTCTGCTATACTAAGGAACCTAACACATGCAGGACAATCAGATCAAACTTCACAGAAGGATGCAGCCATTCAGACATCTCCTCTTATCCCTCTGGTTGATGAACTTCCTGCCACAGATTCACAGCGAAAAAGGCAGTATTCTGCTGATCAAGCACATGATGAAGAAGAAGATCCCATGGCTCAGAGTATTGTAGCTGATACCAtacaacagacagacaggctTCAAAGACGAGATCTGGCTACTGATGAGGGAGATACAGATCTCCAATTACATATGTCTAGtgtaaataataacaaacaGGATGATCTGTCCAATGTTACAGAAACAACTCCGAAAAGTAGTGGCTTAGATGCAAACATGTGTCTTCAAAAGAACCATAAAGTTTTGGAGATTTTTGATCTTCAGCCAGAAATTCAAGTGGATTCAGAAGTTCAATCATGTAC from Pecten maximus chromosome 11, xPecMax1.1, whole genome shotgun sequence harbors:
- the LOC117338487 gene encoding uncharacterized protein LOC117338487 → MSGDGRYNGSGLPMFHLRRIGPPATKPRVADIMDFFEVTTMIGKSAQSTYIIDSASEMRRMYISRNHARVVIRTPSNNHKLFDDSMNGVFVNNLKILHNVVLHEGDRVTFGHPQGAKIPAGIRKLQPDSEYQFLFEKCNCPGQMIVNHRPSDSRSFVVPEVPVHAGKSSAKKRDRNTTKMLTTKDVLKLKEEYEQKSFNHPSTIPSEPSNRDTVKSRPDSPAPEDTTATLSVSNRPQICDTDTSHTHDTREGLDTEATASDNNTSHSHPVVESASVSSEQMDTESSATAERDVRVKILPEKKENKLQQEEEKCITDPSEWNSGYCGEFSMNSANLTEQDCLEGNGIDPSKCSCSDEDFQDSASLDSASQDSASQDSASQDIASQDSASLDSASQDSASLDSASLDSASPSVEDSFELVANLPNNGDSQSGKETCPCPPNTSTPKPKQAVHKSQVSPEDGRSVEGNISKTSAILRNLTHAGQSDQTSQKDAAIQTSPLIPLVDELPATDSQRKRQYSADQAHDEEEDPMAQSIVADTIQQTDRLQRRDLATDEGDTDLQLHMSSVNNNKQDDLSNVTETTPKSSGLDANMCLQKNHKVLEIFDLQPEIQVDSEVQSCTSQSTDSAECPTEIMIQIDNQDYNYVGMFEDSDMDESEFAEDTTAEVCMDTSDNVDRTEQVSDDADRTEIVLDVDPADDFDETLNKTGDISVCDVKRMDDGQFDKTETEQDISEDMDGSDVGQLDKTEQNISKDIDENHDKPVTKSYMSDKDEVKEQNSPAGVQSHITEVTCNGRLLTKIDFADSATPVLNEDIDLPEENVKNSSENSEMEKEVVSLVCKSAYSTNHEVETDVVKDDSPNSVQENLEKTFNDEELEQLGGSADKHNTNSFDMVIEDEDDEAKVNKEIFKDVDSPIQAVEQIKNETNIPIVVDVNPRSADDSHPCCQRTR